A single region of the Sorghum bicolor cultivar BTx623 chromosome 7, Sorghum_bicolor_NCBIv3, whole genome shotgun sequence genome encodes:
- the LOC8055162 gene encoding cyclin-dependent kinase B2-1, whose amino-acid sequence MATMQHQAAAAPPSTTTGGGQRAMDLYEKLEKVGEGTYGKVYRAREKATGRIVALKKTRLPEDDEGVPPTAMREVSLLRMLSQDPHVVRLLDLKQGVNKEGQTILYLVFEYMDTDLKKFIRGHRNNREKIPEATVKILMYQLCKGVAFVHGRGVLHRDLKPHNLLMDRKTMALKIADLGLSRAITVPIKKYTHEILTLWYRAPEILLGATHYSTPVDIWSVGCIFAELVTNQPLFPGDSELQQLLHIFKLLGTPNEEVWPGVDKLPNWHVYPQWKPTKLSTLVPGLDADGYDLLEKMLVFEPGKRIPAKKALEHPYFNDVRKEMH is encoded by the exons ATGGCGACGATGCAGCACCAGGCCGCTGCGGCGCCGCCGAGCACGACGACTGGCGGCGGGCAGCGCGCGATGGACCTGTACGAGAAGCTGGAGAAGGTTGGGGAGGGGACGTACGGGAAGGTGTACAGGGCGCGAGAGAAGGCGACGGGGCGGATCGTGGCGCTGAAGAAGACGCGGCTCCCCGAGGACGACGAGGGCGtgcctcccaccgcgatgcgggaggtctccctGCTGCGGATGCTGTCGCAGGACCCGCACGTGGTGCGCCTGCTGGACCTCAAGCAGGGCGTCAACAAGGAGGGGCAGACCATCCTCTACCTCGTCTTCGAGTACATGGACACCGACCTCAAGAAGTTCATCCGCGGACACCGCAACAACCGCGAGAAGATCCCCGAGGCCACCGTGAAG ATCCTCATGTACCAGCTGTGCAAGGGCGTGGCCTTCGTCCACGGCCGTGGGGTGCTGCACCGTGATCTCAAGCCGCACAATCTGCTGATGGACCGCAAGACCATGGCGCTTAAGATCGCCGACCTCGGCCTCAGCCGCGCCATCACCGTCCCTATCAAGAAGTACACCCACGAG ATCCTTACTCTCTGGTACAGGGCTCCCGAGATTCTCCTAGGCGCCACGCACTACTCCACGCCTGTTGACATATGGTCTGTTGGCTGCATTTTTG CTGAGTTGGTCACTAACCAGCCACTTTTCCCTGGTGACTCCGAGTTGCAGCAGCTGCTCCACATCTTCAA GTTGCTGGGCACCCCGAATGAGGAGGTGTGGCCAGGCGTTGACAAGCTGCCCAATTGGCACGTGTACCCCCAGTGGAAGCCGACGAAGCTGTCCACTCTTGTGCCCGGTCTTGACGCTGATGGCTACGATCTCCTTGAG AAAATGCTGGTGTTCGAGCCGGGGAAGCGGATCCCTGCGAAGAAGGCCCTGGAGCACCCCTACTTCAACGACGTGAGGAAAGAGATGCACTGA
- the LOC8055163 gene encoding psbP domain-containing protein 3, chloroplastic isoform X2, producing MAAVTSTASLCPAAAGGLSASSSSPFTRKPSSSRRLQAASTACHCRPARVVEGLDRRDALLGIVLSAAVAPLLAPAGALADEPTTESQEGFTTYEDEANKFSIQVPQGWLVGAGEASGIKSVTAFYPEQAAADSNVSVAITGIGPDFTSLKSFGDVDSFAEGLVNGLDRSWQRPPGLAAKLIDSRAANGLYYLEYTLQNPGERRRHIVSAIGMAFNGWYNRLYTVTGQYIDDDDDSEKYRPQIEKAVRSFRLT from the exons ATGGCTGCCGTGACCAGCACCGCCTCCCTCTGCCCGGCCGCAGCCGGCGGCCTCTCtgcctcgtcgtcgtcgccgttcACGCGCAagcccagcagcagcaggaggctgCAGGCAGCGTCCACGGCCTGCCACTGCCGCCCTGCTCG GGTAGTAGAGGGGCTGGACCGGAGGGACGCCTTGCTCGGCATCGTCCTCTCCGCCGCGGTGGCGCCGCTGCTCGCCCCTGCCGGTGCTCTAGCGGACGAGCCCACCACCG AGTCGCAGGAGGGCTTCACTACGTACGAAGATGAGGCCAACAAGTTCAGCATTCAAGTTCCACAGG gCTGGCTGGTCGGCGCCGGCGAGGCCAGCGGCATCAAGTCGGTCACGGCGTTCTACCCGGAGCAGGCAGCCGCCGATTCCAACG TCAGCGTCGCCATCACCGGGATCGGGCCGGACTTCACCAGCCTCAAGTCCTTCGGCGACGTCGACTCCTTCGCCGAGGGCCTT GTGAACGGCCTGGACAGGAGCTGGCAGAGGCCGCCGGGGCTCGCCGCCAAGCTCATCGACTCCAGGGCGGCAAACG GTTTGTACTACCTGGAGTACACGCTGCAGAACCccggcgagcggcggcggcacATCGTCTCGGCCATCGGGATGGCGTTCAACGGCTGGTACAACCGCCTCTACACGGTGACAGGCCAG TAcatcgacgacgatgacgattCCGAAAAGTACAGGCCTCAGATAGAGAAG GCTGTTCGATCGTTCAGGCTGACATGA
- the LOC8055163 gene encoding psbP domain-containing protein 3, chloroplastic isoform X1 — MAAVTSTASLCPAAAGGLSASSSSPFTRKPSSSRRLQAASTACHCRPARVVEGLDRRDALLGIVLSAAVAPLLAPAGALADEPTTESQEGFTTYEDEANKFSIQVPQGWLVGAGEASGIKSVTAFYPEQAAADSNVSVAITGIGPDFTSLKSFGDVDSFAEGLVNGLDRSWQRPPGLAAKLIDSRAANGLYYLEYTLQNPGERRRHIVSAIGMAFNGWYNRLYTVTGQVSRRAPATKLRPSPNNAAASSAGLINISSKCCRLSRCMQYIDDDDDSEKYRPQIEKAVRSFRLT, encoded by the exons ATGGCTGCCGTGACCAGCACCGCCTCCCTCTGCCCGGCCGCAGCCGGCGGCCTCTCtgcctcgtcgtcgtcgccgttcACGCGCAagcccagcagcagcaggaggctgCAGGCAGCGTCCACGGCCTGCCACTGCCGCCCTGCTCG GGTAGTAGAGGGGCTGGACCGGAGGGACGCCTTGCTCGGCATCGTCCTCTCCGCCGCGGTGGCGCCGCTGCTCGCCCCTGCCGGTGCTCTAGCGGACGAGCCCACCACCG AGTCGCAGGAGGGCTTCACTACGTACGAAGATGAGGCCAACAAGTTCAGCATTCAAGTTCCACAGG gCTGGCTGGTCGGCGCCGGCGAGGCCAGCGGCATCAAGTCGGTCACGGCGTTCTACCCGGAGCAGGCAGCCGCCGATTCCAACG TCAGCGTCGCCATCACCGGGATCGGGCCGGACTTCACCAGCCTCAAGTCCTTCGGCGACGTCGACTCCTTCGCCGAGGGCCTT GTGAACGGCCTGGACAGGAGCTGGCAGAGGCCGCCGGGGCTCGCCGCCAAGCTCATCGACTCCAGGGCGGCAAACG GTTTGTACTACCTGGAGTACACGCTGCAGAACCccggcgagcggcggcggcacATCGTCTCGGCCATCGGGATGGCGTTCAACGGCTGGTACAACCGCCTCTACACGGTGACAGGCCAGGTGAGCCGCCGCGCTCCTGCTACAAAGCTCCGGCCAAGTCCTAACAACGCTGCTGCTTCCTCAGCTGGATTAATTAACATCTCGAGCAAATGCTGTCGTCTGTCTCGTTGCATGCAGTAcatcgacgacgatgacgattCCGAAAAGTACAGGCCTCAGATAGAGAAG GCTGTTCGATCGTTCAGGCTGACATGA
- the LOC8055163 gene encoding psbP domain-containing protein 3, chloroplastic isoform X3, translated as MAAVTSTASLCPAAAGGLSASSSSPFTRKPSSSRRLQAASTACHCRPARVVEGLDRRDALLGIVLSAAVAPLLAPAGALADEPTTESQEGFTTYEDEANKFSIQVPQGWLVGAGEASGIKSVTAFYPEQAAADSNVSVAITGIGPDFTSLKSFGDVDSFAEGLVNGLDRSWQRPPGLAAKLIDSRAANGLYYLEYTLQNPGERRRHIVSAIGMAFNGWYNRLYTVTGQLD; from the exons ATGGCTGCCGTGACCAGCACCGCCTCCCTCTGCCCGGCCGCAGCCGGCGGCCTCTCtgcctcgtcgtcgtcgccgttcACGCGCAagcccagcagcagcaggaggctgCAGGCAGCGTCCACGGCCTGCCACTGCCGCCCTGCTCG GGTAGTAGAGGGGCTGGACCGGAGGGACGCCTTGCTCGGCATCGTCCTCTCCGCCGCGGTGGCGCCGCTGCTCGCCCCTGCCGGTGCTCTAGCGGACGAGCCCACCACCG AGTCGCAGGAGGGCTTCACTACGTACGAAGATGAGGCCAACAAGTTCAGCATTCAAGTTCCACAGG gCTGGCTGGTCGGCGCCGGCGAGGCCAGCGGCATCAAGTCGGTCACGGCGTTCTACCCGGAGCAGGCAGCCGCCGATTCCAACG TCAGCGTCGCCATCACCGGGATCGGGCCGGACTTCACCAGCCTCAAGTCCTTCGGCGACGTCGACTCCTTCGCCGAGGGCCTT GTGAACGGCCTGGACAGGAGCTGGCAGAGGCCGCCGGGGCTCGCCGCCAAGCTCATCGACTCCAGGGCGGCAAACG GTTTGTACTACCTGGAGTACACGCTGCAGAACCccggcgagcggcggcggcacATCGTCTCGGCCATCGGGATGGCGTTCAACGGCTGGTACAACCGCCTCTACACGGTGACAGGCCAG CTGGATTAA